The genomic segment AAAAACCTCGAAAATCACGATAATCAATATTCTCTTGATTCCAGTAAACCCAAGCTTGGAATATCTTGTCCGGCTTGTCCTGAAAAATAATTGTAACCAACTCTCCGCCATAATCATAAGGATCTATGGCAAGAACAATAAACTTACTTTTGTAATAGGTTTTGTCAAAAGAATCCAGTCCTGTTAAAGACCCCTCTATAATTCTTTTCTCTATAACAGCCCTGCCTTCCATACCTATATTGGTACCGTCTAGATAGCTATTCAAGGCCTTCCTTAGGTGCAAAACCGATGGCGCTTGATAAACATTATAGTATGCCTGGAGATCTCCTGGAGGTAAATCGGTGTTTGTTGATGACTGAAGTCTTTCTATCGACGGACCGGATGTTACCGGGTCCGTAATAATGCCACCATTTAACCGCCAGGAATCTCGTTGACTAATCCTATTATTTTCAGCCCTCTTGTTATAAGACCCGAAGGGATAAAAAATAACAAATAAAATAAAAATAATTCCCAGGACTACTAAAATAATATCCCCTGGATTTTTCCATGGACTTTTTGTTTTTATGAATTGATAGATATTGTCCAAAAACGGCAGCAAATCCTTAAATTAATAAATAAAATTATATTTCCCATAAGTCATCGTCCTGCCCACCCATCGCATGCATGACATCATTTCTTTTTTCTATTATTTTATCATAAAAATCTTTCAACCATTCTTCTTTTTCAGGAGAATCCATTTTTATCGCGTCTTTCTGAGACAAATAACCATTTATTATCGCTTTTTCTATAAATCCTTCCACCATTTCTTGAATTTCCTCCCTCTTCAATAAGTCGTCTGTTCTGGGGGCGAAAATGAAAGATTCTATGTCCTCAAGAAATTCATCTACTTCGCTAGAATAATAAAAATTATCTAAATCATCGTCGGTTTTTGCCACATCAGCGACTCCAGTTCTATCTGAATAAAGATTAGATTCCTCTTCCTTTTTTTCATCCAAATAATTGCATACCTCATTGAAAGCATCTTCAGCTATATTAAGAATCCCCCCTCGGCGCTGAATAGTACCGGAAACATTAATTATTTTCCTTATTGTTTTTAAAGGAATGCCATTTTTAGGGTTTATTTTCTTTTTTATGATAACCCTAACACTATACGGAAAATCATATATTTCCGAAGGATCAATATTCGATTGATTAGAATCCACCGAACCATAAGCATATACAGCGCTAGCACCGCCATTTTTGCTAGTCTCATATAATAAGAATCCCGCAGCTTTCCCAAAACGACAATATTCCGAGTAGCTAACTTTAGAAAAATGAATCAAATTATATTTAGGATAGCCCAACTGACCGTGTGGACCAGTAATATATTTTATAAAATATTCGCCTCTCTGCCCTATCTTTCCTTTTGAATCCTCGCGCATATTATCTTTTTTCGATGCTAAACCTAAATCGAGTATTGATTCTTTTTTACTAGCTAATTTAGCGTCAACCTCCTTACTAATATTATTTGTCTTTCTATTTATAAATTTATACAAAGATAATCCCGCTAATACAACTATAATTAAAGTAAAAATTGCCTGAGATGGCTCTCTTGCTTCAAAAATGTCGAGAATAAGGAAAATATAATTATGATGCCAAGAATAGTTACTACGCTATTCCAGGCTCCCTTAATCACATCCTTTTCTTTTTCCATACAAATAGATAATTTTTTAAAATAAAAATAGCGCAATTTAAATTGCGCCGCTAAAAGTAACCCCCTTGCCCAAATCAATTTTTTGGATTTTGGTTATCATAAATATAGTTTGCGCTTTGACTAATATAGTATTAAGTTGCTTTGTTCCATCTGTATTTTCGCATTTCCGCCTGTAGACAACTCTGCACAAATTAACATCTCTTCTAAACGATTGCTGCATTGCGCTTCACGGCAAAAAAGATCTAATTCTCTATACGGCTTAAAACAAATACCTGTAATTTTATAAGAAAGTTTCGGGAGTATAAGTTTCACCATTCGGATAATTAGGATCGCATTGCATCCTCGATGGTTTGAGCAACCTGAAATATCAATTCTTCGGAAAAATGCGGACCGATTATTTGCAGGCCGACGGGCAGTTTCCCCGCCTTGCCGCAAGGCATCGATAACGCCGGCACGCCTGCCAGATTCACCGGCACGGTATAGATATCGGACAGATACATCGTCACGGGGTCGTCAATTTTCTCCCCTATCTTAAAAGCGGTTGTCGGCGCCACCGGCGTCATTATCAAATCGACTTCGGCAAAAGCTTTTTTAAAATCATCGGCGATCTTGGTGCGCACTTTCTGCGCGCGCAGGTAATAAGCATCGTAATAGCCCGAAGATAATGAATAAGTCCCCAGCATCACGCGCCGGCGCACTTCGTCGCCGAAGCCGTGCTGGCGCGACTTCAGATAAACATCCAGCAAATCGCTGGGCGCTGATTGCTTATCGCTGATCGCAGATACGCCGTATTTTATCCCGTCAAAACGCGCCAGATTGGCCGAAACTTCCGAAGCCATCAAGATATAATAGCAAGCCAAAGCATATTCGGAATGCAGCAGACTTATTTCCTTGATCTTGGCACCCAGCGCCGTCAATTTGCCGATGGCGGCCTTAACCGATTTTTCCACTTCCGGATCGAGCCCCTTGGCAAAATATTCTTTCGGCAGGCCGATGCGCAAGTCGTTAGTTTTTGGTTCATGATTTTTAGCCGCCGGAAAATTCGTGCTTGTCGCGTCGCGCGGATCCTTGCCTTTTATGACATCAAAGACCGCTTTGCAATCGGCCACATTCTTGGCTAACGGCCCTATCTGGTCCAATGAAGAAGCCATCGCCATAACGCCGCAGCGCGATACCGCGCCGTAAGTCGGCTTGAACCCCACGACCCCGCAAAAAGAAGCGGGATGCCGGATAGAACCGCCGGTGTCCGAACCTAAAGAAAAAACGCATTCATCCGCCGCCACGGCCGCGGCCGAGCCTCCCGAAGAGCCCCCCGGCACGCGCTCAAGATCATTGGGATTTCTGGTCGGCCCATACGCCGAGTTTTCCGTGGAAGAGCCCATGGCAAATTCATCCATATTGGTCTTGCCCAAAAATATGACTCCG from the Patescibacteria group bacterium genome contains:
- the gatA gene encoding Asp-tRNA(Asn)/Glu-tRNA(Gln) amidotransferase subunit GatA codes for the protein MELKNLTISQVRNGLKNKEFTAKELVKSFLAHIEKEDEKVHAYLSTTEKLALEQAEKVDAKIAAGLEIGPLEGVPCAIKDNIMVEGEKCTAASKIMANYVAPYDATVIRKLKSAGVIFLGKTNMDEFAMGSSTENSAYGPTRNPNDLERVPGGSSGGSAAAVAADECVFSLGSDTGGSIRHPASFCGVVGFKPTYGAVSRCGVMAMASSLDQIGPLAKNVADCKAVFDVIKGKDPRDATSTNFPAAKNHEPKTNDLRIGLPKEYFAKGLDPEVEKSVKAAIGKLTALGAKIKEISLLHSEYALACYYILMASEVSANLARFDGIKYGVSAISDKQSAPSDLLDVYLKSRQHGFGDEVRRRVMLGTYSLSSGYYDAYYLRAQKVRTKIADDFKKAFAEVDLIMTPVAPTTAFKIGEKIDDPVTMYLSDIYTVPVNLAGVPALSMPCGKAGKLPVGLQIIGPHFSEELIFQVAQTIEDAMRS